A section of the Malus sylvestris chromosome 17, drMalSylv7.2, whole genome shotgun sequence genome encodes:
- the LOC126610219 gene encoding uncharacterized protein LOC126610219 isoform X1: MEATSLCPSNYPFYNLGFVNTHRTPYMTRLNPGQAKTPSPVLLHTDETGPFSEFKKGSGSSTALRNTAPRKSFPGLPNTVGIIGGLSVDSSVKFLRKLVNWSSRDGESFPPFVLCSDHVSNKELLSIERSSFPSVSSKSDGPEFNPTPIVEKLLCKRIFLEKSGARCIVMPCHISHSWHDEISKGCSVPFLHIGECVVKELKEAKLKPLEAGSPLRIGVLASHATLTAGFYQEKLQSEGFEVVLPDKVTMEYSVIPAIEALNRKDIEGAQNLLRIALQVLLARVVNSVILASDDMRGLLHLDPLLKKCIDPMDALARSTISWAQSAKKDGSKKKKQKKKKDPNAPKRAMSGFMFFSNMERDNVKRENPGIAFTDVGRVLGEKWRKMSAEEKEPYEAKARQDKERYKDEISGYKNPQSMNIDSQGVQI, encoded by the exons ATGGAAGCAACGTCTTTGTGCCCTTCGAACTATCCTTTCTATAACTTGGGATTTGTAAATACACATAGAACCCCTTATATGACGAGGTTGAATCCAGGTCAAGCTAAAACTCCATCCCCAGTTCTCTTGCACACAGATGAAACTGGCCCGTTTTCAGAGTTCAAGAAGGGCTCTGGTTCAAGTACAGCTTTAAGAAACACTGCTCCCAGAAAATCATTTCCGGGTCTACCAAACACAGTTGGCATAATTGGAGGGCTATCTGTCGATTCTAGTGTTAAATTTCTGAGAAAACTTGTCAATTGGAGTTCCAGAGATGGAGAAAGTTTCCCTCCTTTTGTTCTTTGTTCTGACCATGTTTCAAATAAGGAGCTTTTATCAATTGAGAGAAGTTCTTTTCCTTCTGTCAGCAGTAAAAGCGATGGTCCTGAATTCAATCCTACTCCAATTGTGGAGAAATTGCTGTGCAAGAggatttttcttgaaaaatcgGGAGCTCGTTGCATTGTAATGCCTTGTCACATATCACATTCTTGGCATGATGAAATTTCTAAGGGATGTTCTGTTCCTTTTCTTCATATTGGTGAGTGTGTTGTCAAGGAGCTCAAGGAAGCAAAGTTGAAGCCGCTTGAAGCCGGAAGTCCTTTGCGGATTGGAGTGCTTGCAAGCCATGCAACTTTGACAGCAGGATTCTATCAGGAGAAACTGCAGAGCGAG GGATTTGAGGTTGTTCTGCCAGATAAAGTGACCATGGAATACTCTGTAATCCCTGCTATTGAAGCCTTAAACAGAAAGGACATAGAGGGGGCACAAAATCTCTTGAGGATCGCACTCCAGGTTCTTCTGGCGAGGGTTGTGAACTCTGTTATTCTTGCGTCCGATGATATGCGAGGTCTTCTTCACCTGGATCCTCTTCTTAAGAAATGCATTGACCCTATGGATGCCTTGGCTAGGTCAACCATAAGCTGGGCTCAGTCTGCTAAAAAAg ATggttcaaagaagaaaaaacagaagaagaaaaaggatccAAATGCACCCAAAAGAGCGATGTCTGGTTTCATGTTCTTCTCAAATATGGAGAGAGAT AATGTCAAGAGAGAGAACCCTGGAATTGCGTTTACTGATGTGGGGAGAGTGCTTGGAGAGAAGTGGAGAAAGATGTCTG CGGAGGAAAAGGAGCCATATGAAGCAAAGGCTCGTCAAGATAAAGAACGCTACAAGGATGAAATTAGTGGCTACAAGAACCCCCAATCGATGAACATAGATTCACAAGGAGTGCAGATTTGA
- the LOC126610219 gene encoding uncharacterized protein LOC126610219 isoform X2 encodes MEATSLCPSNYPFYNLGFVNTHRTPYMTRLNPGQAKTPSPVLLHTDETGPFSEFKKGSGSSTALRNTAPRKSFPGLPNTVGIIGGLSVDSSVKFLRKLVNWSSRDGESFPPFVLCSDHVSNKELLSIERSSFPSVSSKSDGPEFNPTPIVEKLLCKRIFLEKSGARCIVMPCHISHSWHDEISKGCSVPFLHIGECVVKELKEAKLKPLEAGSPLRIGVLASHATLTAGFYQEKLQSEGFEVVLPDKVTMEYSVIPAIEALNRKDIEGAQNLLRIALQVLLARVVNSVILASDDMRGLLHLDPLLKKCIDPMDALARSTISWAQSAKKGYPDVPYAREMVQRRKNRRRKRIQMHPKERCLVSCSSQIWREIMSRERTLELRLLMWGECLERSGERCLRRKRSHMKQRLVKIKNATRMKLVATRTPNR; translated from the exons ATGGAAGCAACGTCTTTGTGCCCTTCGAACTATCCTTTCTATAACTTGGGATTTGTAAATACACATAGAACCCCTTATATGACGAGGTTGAATCCAGGTCAAGCTAAAACTCCATCCCCAGTTCTCTTGCACACAGATGAAACTGGCCCGTTTTCAGAGTTCAAGAAGGGCTCTGGTTCAAGTACAGCTTTAAGAAACACTGCTCCCAGAAAATCATTTCCGGGTCTACCAAACACAGTTGGCATAATTGGAGGGCTATCTGTCGATTCTAGTGTTAAATTTCTGAGAAAACTTGTCAATTGGAGTTCCAGAGATGGAGAAAGTTTCCCTCCTTTTGTTCTTTGTTCTGACCATGTTTCAAATAAGGAGCTTTTATCAATTGAGAGAAGTTCTTTTCCTTCTGTCAGCAGTAAAAGCGATGGTCCTGAATTCAATCCTACTCCAATTGTGGAGAAATTGCTGTGCAAGAggatttttcttgaaaaatcgGGAGCTCGTTGCATTGTAATGCCTTGTCACATATCACATTCTTGGCATGATGAAATTTCTAAGGGATGTTCTGTTCCTTTTCTTCATATTGGTGAGTGTGTTGTCAAGGAGCTCAAGGAAGCAAAGTTGAAGCCGCTTGAAGCCGGAAGTCCTTTGCGGATTGGAGTGCTTGCAAGCCATGCAACTTTGACAGCAGGATTCTATCAGGAGAAACTGCAGAGCGAG GGATTTGAGGTTGTTCTGCCAGATAAAGTGACCATGGAATACTCTGTAATCCCTGCTATTGAAGCCTTAAACAGAAAGGACATAGAGGGGGCACAAAATCTCTTGAGGATCGCACTCCAGGTTCTTCTGGCGAGGGTTGTGAACTCTGTTATTCTTGCGTCCGATGATATGCGAGGTCTTCTTCACCTGGATCCTCTTCTTAAGAAATGCATTGACCCTATGGATGCCTTGGCTAGGTCAACCATAAGCTGGGCTCAGTCTGCTAAAAAAg gGTATCCAGATGTTCCATATGCGCGAGAG ATggttcaaagaagaaaaaacagaagaagaaaaaggatccAAATGCACCCAAAAGAGCGATGTCTGGTTTCATGTTCTTCTCAAATATGGAGAGAGAT AATGTCAAGAGAGAGAACCCTGGAATTGCGTTTACTGATGTGGGGAGAGTGCTTGGAGAGAAGTGGAGAAAGATGTCTG CGGAGGAAAAGGAGCCATATGAAGCAAAGGCTCGTCAAGATAAAGAACGCTACAAGGATGAAATTAGTGGCTACAAGAACCCCCAATCGATGA
- the LOC126610219 gene encoding uncharacterized protein LOC126610219 isoform X3 produces the protein MEATSLCPSNYPFYNLGFVNTHRTPYMTRLNPGQAKTPSPVLLHTDETGPFSEFKKGSGSSTALRNTAPRKSFPGLPNTVGIIGGLSVDSSVKFLRKLVNWSSRDGESFPPFVLCSDHVSNKELLSIERSSFPSVSSKSDGPEFNPTPIVEKLLCKRIFLEKSGARCIVMPCHISHSWHDEISKGCSVPFLHIGECVVKELKEAKLKPLEAGSPLRIGVLASHATLTAGFYQEKLQSEGFEVVLPDKVTMEYSVIPAIEALNRKDIEGAQNLLRIALQVLLARVVNSVILASDDMRGLLHLDPLLKKCIDPMDALARSTISWAQSAKKDGSKKKKQKKKKDPNAPKRAMSGFMFFSNMERDNVKRENPGIAFTDVGRVLGEKWRKMSAEEKEPYEAKARQDKNATRMKLLATRTPNP, from the exons ATGGAAGCAACGTCTTTGTGCCCTTCGAACTATCCTTTCTATAACTTGGGATTTGTAAATACACATAGAACCCCTTATATGACGAGGTTGAATCCAGGTCAAGCTAAAACTCCATCCCCAGTTCTCTTGCACACAGATGAAACTGGCCCGTTTTCAGAGTTCAAGAAGGGCTCTGGTTCAAGTACAGCTTTAAGAAACACTGCTCCCAGAAAATCATTTCCGGGTCTACCAAACACAGTTGGCATAATTGGAGGGCTATCTGTCGATTCTAGTGTTAAATTTCTGAGAAAACTTGTCAATTGGAGTTCCAGAGATGGAGAAAGTTTCCCTCCTTTTGTTCTTTGTTCTGACCATGTTTCAAATAAGGAGCTTTTATCAATTGAGAGAAGTTCTTTTCCTTCTGTCAGCAGTAAAAGCGATGGTCCTGAATTCAATCCTACTCCAATTGTGGAGAAATTGCTGTGCAAGAggatttttcttgaaaaatcgGGAGCTCGTTGCATTGTAATGCCTTGTCACATATCACATTCTTGGCATGATGAAATTTCTAAGGGATGTTCTGTTCCTTTTCTTCATATTGGTGAGTGTGTTGTCAAGGAGCTCAAGGAAGCAAAGTTGAAGCCGCTTGAAGCCGGAAGTCCTTTGCGGATTGGAGTGCTTGCAAGCCATGCAACTTTGACAGCAGGATTCTATCAGGAGAAACTGCAGAGCGAG GGATTTGAGGTTGTTCTGCCAGATAAAGTGACCATGGAATACTCTGTAATCCCTGCTATTGAAGCCTTAAACAGAAAGGACATAGAGGGGGCACAAAATCTCTTGAGGATCGCACTCCAGGTTCTTCTGGCGAGGGTTGTGAACTCTGTTATTCTTGCGTCCGATGATATGCGAGGTCTTCTTCACCTGGATCCTCTTCTTAAGAAATGCATTGACCCTATGGATGCCTTGGCTAGGTCAACCATAAGCTGGGCTCAGTCTGCTAAAAAAg ATggttcaaagaagaaaaaacagaagaagaaaaaggatccAAATGCACCCAAAAGAGCGATGTCTGGTTTCATGTTCTTCTCAAATATGGAGAGAGAT AATGTCAAGAGAGAGAACCCTGGAATTGCGTTTACTGATGTGGGGAGAGTGCTTGGAGAGAAGTGGAGAAAGATGTCTG
- the LOC126610219 gene encoding uncharacterized protein LOC126610219 isoform X4 has product MEATSLCPSNYPFYNLGFVNTHRTPYMTRLNPGQAKTPSPVLLHTDETGPFSEFKKGSGSSTALRNTAPRKSFPGLPNTVGIIGGLSVDSSVKFLRKLVNWSSRDGESFPPFVLCSDHVSNKELLSIERSSFPSVSSKSDGPEFNPTPIVEKLLCKRIFLEKSGARCIVMPCHISHSWHDEISKGCSVPFLHIGECVVKELKEAKLKPLEAGSPLRIGVLASHATLTAGFYQEKLQSEGFEVVLPDKVTMEYSVIPAIEALNRKDIEGAQNLLRIALQVLLARVVNSVILASDDMRGLLHLDPLLKKCIDPMDALARSTISWAQSAKKGYPDVPYAREMVQRRKNRRRKRIQMHPKERCLVSCSSQIWREIMSRERTLELRLLMWGECLERSGERCLRRKRSHMKQRLVKIKTLQG; this is encoded by the exons ATGGAAGCAACGTCTTTGTGCCCTTCGAACTATCCTTTCTATAACTTGGGATTTGTAAATACACATAGAACCCCTTATATGACGAGGTTGAATCCAGGTCAAGCTAAAACTCCATCCCCAGTTCTCTTGCACACAGATGAAACTGGCCCGTTTTCAGAGTTCAAGAAGGGCTCTGGTTCAAGTACAGCTTTAAGAAACACTGCTCCCAGAAAATCATTTCCGGGTCTACCAAACACAGTTGGCATAATTGGAGGGCTATCTGTCGATTCTAGTGTTAAATTTCTGAGAAAACTTGTCAATTGGAGTTCCAGAGATGGAGAAAGTTTCCCTCCTTTTGTTCTTTGTTCTGACCATGTTTCAAATAAGGAGCTTTTATCAATTGAGAGAAGTTCTTTTCCTTCTGTCAGCAGTAAAAGCGATGGTCCTGAATTCAATCCTACTCCAATTGTGGAGAAATTGCTGTGCAAGAggatttttcttgaaaaatcgGGAGCTCGTTGCATTGTAATGCCTTGTCACATATCACATTCTTGGCATGATGAAATTTCTAAGGGATGTTCTGTTCCTTTTCTTCATATTGGTGAGTGTGTTGTCAAGGAGCTCAAGGAAGCAAAGTTGAAGCCGCTTGAAGCCGGAAGTCCTTTGCGGATTGGAGTGCTTGCAAGCCATGCAACTTTGACAGCAGGATTCTATCAGGAGAAACTGCAGAGCGAG GGATTTGAGGTTGTTCTGCCAGATAAAGTGACCATGGAATACTCTGTAATCCCTGCTATTGAAGCCTTAAACAGAAAGGACATAGAGGGGGCACAAAATCTCTTGAGGATCGCACTCCAGGTTCTTCTGGCGAGGGTTGTGAACTCTGTTATTCTTGCGTCCGATGATATGCGAGGTCTTCTTCACCTGGATCCTCTTCTTAAGAAATGCATTGACCCTATGGATGCCTTGGCTAGGTCAACCATAAGCTGGGCTCAGTCTGCTAAAAAAg gGTATCCAGATGTTCCATATGCGCGAGAG ATggttcaaagaagaaaaaacagaagaagaaaaaggatccAAATGCACCCAAAAGAGCGATGTCTGGTTTCATGTTCTTCTCAAATATGGAGAGAGAT AATGTCAAGAGAGAGAACCCTGGAATTGCGTTTACTGATGTGGGGAGAGTGCTTGGAGAGAAGTGGAGAAAGATGTCTG